One segment of Candidatus Fusobacterium pullicola DNA contains the following:
- a CDS encoding AMP-binding protein — translation MNFVKDYNKTAIIYDNKNISYREIIEKSKYFSTLFDIQPQDKVIIFMENRPELLYSFLGIWDKRGTCVCLDASFSGEELVYYVNDSDAKFVYTSKECFKSVEKALVLTGKQDSISVVVVDDIVVEKIEIQEYLLKAPEREDIALMLYTSGTTGNPKGVMLKFDNILVNIEGLDKYKMFISEDIVLALLPMHHIFPLLGAGVVPLAKGATIVFLKELSSQAMVDAFKTHKVTMMIGVPRLWEMLHKKIMEKINSSKVTKTIFKIAQKIDSISIRKKIFKKVHDGFGGNVRFFVSGGSKLDSQISKDFLTLGIQVCEGYGMTETSPMISFTPINEIVPGSAGKILPGVEVKISDDGEILARGRNVMAGYYKREDATAEAIDSEGWLHTGDLGELKDGYLYVTGRKKEMIVLSNGKNINPIEIEQWIMAHTDLIQEMAIAEIDSVLTAIVYPNFQKIVEEKITNIKETLKWGVIDKYNGKAPNYRKILDIRIVQEELPKTKLGKVRRFMLESILNKKEEENIKIEEPDFQEYFELKEYLEKMKNKKITPMAHLELDLGLDSLDMVELLTYLETTFGIKGEESVIVNNPTVEKLAKYIQENRGEGKFEEINWKEYLTQEKNLTLPHSSMAIHFIKALLWLPFKTYIRVKEQGIENVLTNRPVIFAGNHQSFLDALIFGHATPFKILVNSYSLAKIKHFNKWYMKFLANHSNVVLVDINNNLGEVLQTMAKVLREGKNVVIFPEGARTRDGKMLEFKKSFAILAKELEVDVIPFGIRGAFEAFSSSSKFPKPSQVEIKYFEPISSKDKSYENIVKETRDTILKWVGK, via the coding sequence TTGAACTTTGTAAAAGATTATAATAAAACTGCTATTATCTATGATAATAAAAATATAAGCTATAGAGAGATTATTGAAAAGAGTAAATATTTCTCTACTCTTTTTGATATTCAACCTCAAGATAAGGTTATCATCTTTATGGAGAATAGACCTGAATTACTTTATAGCTTCTTAGGTATCTGGGATAAAAGAGGAACTTGTGTCTGTTTAGATGCTAGTTTCAGTGGAGAGGAGTTAGTTTACTATGTAAATGACTCTGATGCTAAGTTCGTCTATACTTCTAAAGAGTGTTTTAAAAGTGTAGAGAAAGCTTTAGTTTTAACTGGAAAACAGGATAGTATCTCAGTTGTTGTTGTAGATGATATAGTTGTGGAAAAAATTGAGATTCAAGAGTATCTATTAAAAGCTCCAGAGAGAGAGGATATAGCTCTTATGCTATATACATCAGGAACTACTGGTAATCCAAAGGGAGTTATGCTAAAATTTGATAATATTCTTGTAAATATTGAGGGACTTGATAAATACAAGATGTTTATTTCAGAGGATATTGTTTTAGCTTTACTACCTATGCACCATATATTCCCACTTTTAGGAGCTGGAGTTGTACCTCTTGCTAAGGGAGCTACTATTGTATTCCTAAAGGAGTTATCATCTCAAGCTATGGTAGATGCTTTTAAAACTCACAAAGTTACTATGATGATTGGTGTTCCTAGACTTTGGGAGATGTTACATAAGAAAATTATGGAAAAAATCAACAGTAGTAAAGTGACTAAGACAATTTTTAAAATAGCTCAAAAAATTGATAGTATATCTATAAGAAAGAAAATATTTAAGAAAGTACATGATGGATTTGGAGGAAATGTTAGATTTTTCGTATCTGGAGGTTCTAAACTAGACTCTCAAATTTCAAAGGATTTCCTAACTCTTGGAATACAGGTTTGTGAAGGTTATGGAATGACAGAAACATCTCCTATGATCTCCTTTACTCCTATAAATGAGATAGTTCCTGGTTCTGCTGGAAAAATACTTCCAGGTGTAGAGGTTAAAATCTCTGATGACGGAGAGATTCTTGCTAGAGGTAGAAACGTTATGGCTGGGTACTATAAAAGAGAAGATGCCACAGCTGAGGCTATAGATAGTGAAGGGTGGCTTCATACTGGAGACCTTGGAGAGTTAAAAGATGGATATCTATATGTCACTGGACGTAAAAAAGAGATGATAGTTCTTTCTAATGGAAAGAATATCAACCCTATTGAGATAGAACAATGGATAATGGCTCATACAGATCTTATACAGGAGATGGCAATAGCTGAGATAGACTCTGTTCTTACTGCTATTGTATACCCAAATTTCCAAAAAATAGTTGAAGAGAAAATAACTAATATAAAAGAGACTCTTAAATGGGGAGTTATTGATAAATATAATGGCAAAGCTCCTAACTATAGAAAAATTTTAGATATTAGAATTGTTCAAGAGGAGTTACCTAAAACTAAACTTGGTAAGGTTAGAAGATTTATGTTAGAGTCTATTCTTAATAAGAAAGAAGAGGAGAACATAAAAATAGAGGAACCTGATTTTCAAGAGTATTTTGAATTAAAAGAATACCTAGAAAAGATGAAGAATAAAAAGATAACTCCTATGGCTCATCTTGAACTTGACTTAGGACTTGATTCTCTTGATATGGTTGAACTACTTACATATCTTGAGACAACTTTCGGAATTAAGGGAGAAGAGAGTGTCATAGTAAATAACCCTACAGTTGAGAAATTAGCTAAATATATTCAGGAGAATAGAGGAGAGGGAAAATTTGAGGAGATAAATTGGAAAGAGTATCTAACTCAAGAAAAAAATCTAACTCTACCTCATTCTAGCATGGCTATTCATTTTATAAAAGCTCTACTTTGGTTACCTTTTAAAACTTATATCAGAGTTAAAGAGCAAGGGATAGAAAATGTTCTTACAAACAGACCTGTTATCTTTGCTGGAAACCATCAAAGTTTCCTTGATGCTCTTATTTTTGGACATGCTACTCCATTTAAAATTTTGGTTAACTCTTACTCACTTGCCAAGATAAAACACTTCAACAAGTGGTATATGAAATTTTTAGCTAACCATTCCAATGTTGTTTTAGTAGATATTAATAACAATCTTGGAGAGGTACTACAAACAATGGCTAAGGTTTTAAGAGAGGGAAAAAATGTAGTAATATTCCCAGAGGGAGCAAGAACTAGAGATGGAAAGATGTTAGAGTTTAAAAAATCTTTTGCCATCTTAGCAAAGG